In Prunus dulcis chromosome 2, ALMONDv2, whole genome shotgun sequence, a single genomic region encodes these proteins:
- the LOC117619260 gene encoding LON peptidase N-terminal domain and RING finger protein 3-like, translating into MASNKESMIKRGFQSSKPRMRVMKRPEIFHFRIPEPEEYDLMDEDESASGFESCSEVKLCSPCDASSSPLEGSNAGPQYDPFESDSSALQSIRGSSSTHESDDSSSTHHQDDDDEQESQELDEINSPQSEFGPSYSSPSYATSPEPLSPPRCASYFDCNLCLKMAREPAVNSCGHLFCGICFQNWLQIFCLDHPECPVCKSEVSPSSITLILQPASASSETPVGHGDLSSGFNTPPPPGPKKGLCFEY; encoded by the coding sequence AAGGAAAGTATGATCAAGCGTGGGTTTCAAAGCAGCAAGCCGAGGATGCGAGTTATGAAGCGCCCTGAGATTTTCCACTTCAGAATCCCAGAACCAGAAGAATATGATCTCATGGATGAAGATGAATCTGCTTCTGGTTTTGAATCTTGTTCTGAAGTTAAGCTTTGCAGTCCTTGTgatgcttcttcttctcccttGGAAGGCAGCAACGCTGGTCCTCAGTATGACCCTTTTGAGTCTGATAGCTCTGCTCTTCAATCAATTCGTGGTTCATCTTCTACCCATGAAAGTGATGATTCAAGCTCTACCCATCAtcaagatgatgatgatgaacaaGAAAGCCAGGAACTTGATGAGATCAACAGCCCACAGAGCGAGTTTGGTCCATCATATTCTTCACCCTCCTACGCGACTTCTCCAGAGCCGTTGTCTCCACCAAGATGTGCTTCCTATTTCGACTGCAATTTGTGCTTGAAAATGGCAAGAGAGCCGGCGGTGAATTCATGTGGCCATTTATTTTGTGGGATTTGTTTCCAAAATTGGTTGCAGATCTTCTGCCTCGACCATCCGGAGTGCCCTGTTTGTAAGAGTGAGGTGTCTCCCTCCTCCATCACTCTGATTCTGCAGCCTGCCTCTGCCTCCTCTGAGACACCGGTCGGCCACGGAGACCTCAGTTCTGGCTTCAatacaccaccaccaccaggaCCAAAGAAGGGGCTTTGTTTTGAATATTGA